A portion of the Candidatus Pristimantibacillus lignocellulolyticus genome contains these proteins:
- a CDS encoding Na/Pi symporter codes for MISAIIFHSILGFSIFMCGMKLMELALFRLGGPTFLRLLERSTRTPLHGLVLGTASSAFLQSSTAVTVLSIGFVNSRLLPFSRTLGIILGTNIGTCLTTELIGLEINHLAKPLMIGALILWGITVLLVEYRIIPALYQWKGSEYIRSLSIVIFGFGTLLLGLTVMQGIGPVIQNTELFHWFLAQAQTTLWWGILSGAVLTALIHSGAAVIGMIMGIAALGVLPLDLSIAIVLGCNIGTCVTAIIASLGGSKGGQYVAMAHLVLNIGGALLFFPFIDMLATAVMWTTTSIATAIAHAQTLFNIICSFIALPICYMKWFKRFD; via the coding sequence ATGATAAGTGCAATTATCTTTCATAGTATTTTAGGGTTTTCGATCTTTATGTGCGGCATGAAATTAATGGAATTAGCATTATTCCGCCTAGGTGGACCTACTTTCTTGCGTCTATTAGAACGTTCTACTCGTACTCCACTTCACGGCCTAGTGCTTGGGACAGCGAGTAGTGCCTTCTTACAAAGTAGTACTGCTGTTACAGTATTATCAATTGGATTCGTTAATAGTCGATTACTACCGTTCTCACGTACATTAGGTATTATTCTCGGCACTAATATTGGAACTTGCCTTACGACTGAATTAATTGGACTAGAAATCAATCATCTTGCAAAACCATTAATGATAGGTGCTCTAATTCTATGGGGCATAACCGTTCTACTCGTCGAGTATCGCATTATCCCCGCATTATATCAATGGAAAGGTAGCGAGTATATCCGTTCACTATCCATTGTAATATTCGGATTTGGCACGCTGTTACTTGGATTAACCGTCATGCAAGGAATCGGTCCCGTTATTCAAAACACTGAATTATTTCATTGGTTTCTAGCGCAAGCGCAAACTACCCTTTGGTGGGGCATACTCTCGGGTGCTGTTCTAACAGCACTTATCCATAGTGGTGCAGCTGTTATCGGCATGATCATGGGTATCGCCGCACTTGGTGTACTTCCGCTAGATCTAAGTATTGCCATCGTTCTAGGATGTAATATTGGGACGTGTGTAACTGCAATTATCGCCTCACTTGGCGGTTCAAAAGGGGGACAATACGTAGCAATGGCGCATCTTGTCCTTAATATAGGAGGAGCATTATTATTCTTCCCATTTATCGATATGCTTGCAACAGCAGTTATGTGGACTACGACATCCATTGCAACGGCAATTGCACATGCACAAACTTTATTTAATATCATCTGTTCTTTCATTGCGCTGCCTATATGTTATATGAAATGGTTCAAACGATTCGACTAG